In Pectobacterium aroidearum, the following are encoded in one genomic region:
- a CDS encoding MFS transporter: MTEQSLVKPQFKRDYYTFYLYMLSVVCGFHQAVPGSITPFLRDELQLSRIVIGWHFSLYAIGMFATGFIVTYCSKRVSPKRILLTSSFAVTIAVAIFSLPMPSSATLSMSLVLGLAGGAMQIAIQESLARHHGENSGVAITEGCIFAAIGVFAGPVFVSLAVELGWGWRMAMFVPIIALLPLLFIAPGNLSRVPVNIATSSSHPADRSPRLPLVAFLMFGMIFLGISAEWGIGFWGAQFLEEQLSVTVATSVGMMSAYFGGTIVGRIVVSRLLLRYEINTLLIGAMIVGGIGLVILWLVPHVTVALVSLAILGACLGNFFPLILSVATQQPAQFLSKIAAGATQSVGLALLLAPLLLGKVGEGIGLVGAIGLLTVIPPVMLVAYLLSRKLS, encoded by the coding sequence ATGACGGAACAGAGCCTGGTTAAACCCCAATTCAAACGCGACTATTACACGTTCTATTTATATATGTTGTCGGTGGTGTGCGGCTTTCATCAGGCCGTACCGGGCTCTATCACCCCTTTCCTGCGTGATGAATTACAGCTGTCCCGAATCGTGATTGGCTGGCACTTTAGCCTCTACGCCATTGGTATGTTTGCGACAGGCTTTATCGTTACCTACTGTTCCAAAAGGGTCTCGCCAAAACGTATTCTGCTCACCAGCTCGTTTGCGGTGACGATTGCGGTTGCCATTTTCTCACTCCCGATGCCTTCATCGGCAACGCTGAGCATGTCGCTGGTGTTGGGGTTGGCGGGGGGCGCGATGCAAATAGCCATTCAGGAATCGCTGGCACGCCATCATGGTGAAAACAGCGGGGTTGCCATCACGGAGGGATGCATTTTTGCCGCCATTGGGGTCTTTGCCGGGCCGGTCTTTGTCAGCCTCGCGGTGGAGTTAGGGTGGGGATGGCGGATGGCGATGTTTGTGCCCATCATCGCGCTGCTGCCTCTTCTCTTTATCGCACCCGGGAATCTGTCGCGGGTGCCTGTCAATATCGCCACGTCATCCAGCCACCCTGCGGATAGATCCCCTCGCTTGCCGCTGGTGGCGTTCCTGATGTTCGGCATGATTTTCCTCGGCATTTCAGCAGAGTGGGGCATCGGTTTTTGGGGCGCGCAGTTCCTGGAAGAGCAGTTATCCGTAACGGTTGCGACCAGCGTGGGGATGATGTCTGCCTACTTCGGCGGCACGATTGTCGGGCGGATTGTGGTGAGCCGTTTGCTGCTGCGTTATGAAATCAACACGCTCCTGATCGGGGCAATGATTGTGGGCGGTATCGGTTTGGTTATTCTGTGGCTGGTTCCCCATGTTACCGTTGCGCTAGTGAGTCTGGCGATTTTAGGGGCCTGTCTGGGGAATTTTTTCCCGCTGATATTATCGGTTGCGACGCAGCAACCAGCGCAGTTTCTGTCAAAAATCGCGGCGGGGGCAACCCAGTCGGTAGGACTGGCGCTCTTACTGGCGCCCCTGTTACTTGGCAAGGTAGGTGAAGGTATCGGGTTGGTTGGCGCGATCGGGCTATTGACCGTGATTCCGCCCGTGATGTTGGTGGCCTATCTGCTGTCACGCAAACTGTCTTAA